The Toxoplasma gondii ME49 chromosome XII, whole genome shotgun sequence genome includes a region encoding these proteins:
- a CDS encoding hypothetical protein (encoded by transcript TGME49_200010), with product MHSRNCVGGSFYDGAVCCSPPSRAFGNMHNLVLVLLAFLSSWEDNETRRGDVVEQQNPFRLAIHGKTERDRDGNCTQHGVRSNDFRFVDEGDMSAEVGRGLALQKHVRVPLQASIARRLSDRESEKRSQGSDNGNGTTPPLPPRRTPSPRPSGASGVVQQGAAGVGTPTMLGTGGQHLSDQGATGSVAPSVQSSSSSAVSVEGALPLIQFFGSRSSSPEVPLCHACHTVEAAVGVLQSIRHRRRAGAREAAERIAALESQHALLVSSSTQGEHSQGARPSDILVSHRALQRARREATRQEETLRGEEASLEAFIRVASEKREREGQRSLEVLRQRVENQTAELAVLRVEAALERQREMVELERRRGDLLALALVAEDDEEYLRLSAEEEAVQRQIEQLAEETRRPRRGRRKPA from the exons ATGCATAGCCGGAACTGCGTCGGAGGATCGTTTTATGACGGGGCCGTGTGTTGTTCGCCTCCATCGCGTGCTTTCGGCAATATGCACAACCTAGTCCTGGTGTTGCtggcgtttctgtcttcgtGGGAAGACAACGAAACCAG GCGCGGCGATGTGGTGGAACAGCAGAATCCTTTTCGCCTAGCGATTCACGGCAAAACTGAGAGAGACCGTGACGGGAATTGCACACAACACGGCGTGAGATCAAATGATTTCCGTTTCGTGGATGAAGGTGACATGTCTGCTGAAGTAGGTCGTGGTCTGGCTTTACAGAAACATGTCCGAGTTCCGCTGCAGGCTTCGATTGCTCGGCGGCTTTCTGACAGGGAGTCGGAAAAGAGGAGCCAAGGTTCCGACAACGGAAACGGCACTACCCCACCTTTGCCACCACGGCGGACCCCGTCTCCGCGGCCTTCAGGAGCCAGTGGAGTTGTCCAACAAGGAGCTGCCGGTGTGGGCACGCCTACGATGTTGGGGACAGGTGGCCAACATCTCTCTGACCAGGGAGCTACAGGTTCAGTCGCACCATCAGTGCAATCTTCCTCATCTAGTGCTGTCAGTGTTGAGGGTGCATTGCCTCTAATCCAGTTTTTCGGAAGCCGTAGCAGTTCTCCTGAAGTCCCTCTATGTCATGCGTGCCACACTGTAGAGGCAGCTGTAGGCGTGCTTCAAAGCATAAGACACCGCAGACGGGCTGGCGCGCGTGAGGCAGCTGAGCGAATAGCGGCACTGGAGTCCCAACATGCTCTTCTTGTCAGTTCCTCCACCCAGGGAGAGCACAGTCAAGGTGCACGGCCAAGTGATATCCTTGTGAGTCACCGGGCGCTACAACGGGCGCGCCGAGAGGCCACCcgacaggaagaaacgctacggggagaagaagcctccCTGGAAGCGTTTATACGCGTGGCCTCTGAAAAGCGTGAaagagaagggcagaggTCTCTCGAGGTGCTCCGCCAGCGCGTGGAAAATCAGACTGCAGAACTTGCTGTGTTACGCGTCGAGGCAGCACTAGAGCGGCAACGTGAAATGGTGGAGCtcgagaggaggcgcggagaCTTACTGGCCCTGGCCTTAGtcgcagaagacgacgaagaatATCTTCGGCTgagtgcagaagaagaagcagtccAACGGCAAATCGAGCAATTGgcggaggaaacgaggagaccgCGCCGTGGCCGTAGAAAGCCCGCGTGA
- a CDS encoding hypothetical protein (encoded by transcript TGME49_245428), translating into MMLGTGGQHLSDQGATGAVTPSVQSSSAAAASGAGALPLVQFFGRPSSSSQSAHLCPACRNVEEAVAKRTVLRGRRQAAAREAAQRIAELELQHLQLVRAFRYGGLEQVGRMGNILKSHQMLRQARRDAEQEERVSRDEEAALSAFIDKSSDRQEAEERVAGEVLRQRLQNQLANYAVLRIEAAIERQRQMVQLQRQLVDVLAQRLGAENQEERALLDAEADRILQEIEHAADPARNPQRGRRKPA; encoded by the coding sequence ATGATGTTGGGGACAGGTGGCCAACACCTCTCTGACCAGGGAGCTACAGGTGCAGTCACACCATCAGTGCAATCTTCCTCAGCCGCTGCTGCCAGTGGTGCGGGCGCATTGCCTCTAGTCCAATTTTTCGGACGCCCTAGTAGTTCGTCTCAATCCGCTCATCTCTGTCCTGCATGCCGGAATGTAGAGGAAGCTGTAGCTAAACGTACCGTGTTACGAGGGCGCAGACAGGCTGCCGCGCGTGAGGCAGCTCAGCGAATAGCGGAGCTGGAGTTGCAGCATTTGCAGCTTGTCAGGGCGTTTAGATACGGAGGGCTGGAACAAGTTGGGCGAATGGGTAATATCCTCAAGAGTCACCAGATGCTGCGACAGGCACGCCGAGATGCTGAACAGGAAGAACGAGTTTCACGGGATGAAGAAGCCGCGTTAAGTGCTTTTATTGATAAGAGCTCCGACAGACAGGAAGCGGAAGAACGGGTGGCTGGGGAAGTGCTCCGTCAGCGCCTGCAAAATCAGCTAGCAAATTATGCTGTGTTGCGGATCGAGGCGGCAATAGAACGGCAACGTCAAATGGTACAGCTCCAGAGGCAGCTCGTAGACGTACTGGCCCAGAGACTAGGCGCAGAAAACCAGGAGGAACGTGCTCTGCTGGATGCTGAAGCAGACAGAATCCTACAGGAAATCGAACATGCTGCGGATCCTGCGAGGAATCCGCAACGTGGCCGTAGAAAGCCAGCGTGA
- a CDS encoding hypothetical protein (encoded by transcript TGME49_245432) — MKATRAEGHSKTCVFRCWAPLRAALRLEGETLYGPNGNMHNLVLALLAFLSSWEDYETRYDSLEDHQNRLHLSIHEETAWRANTHRLRSKSCESLNKGNYFAETGRGLPLQNHVRVPLQASVARRLSDRESEKRSQGGDNGNGTTPPLPPRRTPSPRPSGASGVVQQSGASVRTPMMLGTGGQHLSDQGATGAVAPSVQSSSAAAASGAGALPLVQFFGSGRGLLQPPHLCRECNIVETAVGALMLTRERRRAAAREAADRIAALELRHSDLVDSFRRGSLGLGVQAGSVLESHRALRQARQDALQEAKVFQEEEATLQDFIDASYHERERQEHRSHDLHKRRLRNQLAEYALLRAEAALERQLQAATLQRRLMDVLSQALVAEGEEDIRRMRDEEETIRRQLQDLDEERTNPHRGRRKPA; from the exons ATGAAAGCAACTCGTGCGGAGGGTCATTCTAAAACTTGTGTGTTCCGTTGTTGGGCTCCATTGCGTGCTGCTTTGCGAttggaaggagaaacactTTACGGCCCGAACGGCAACATGCACAACTTAGTCCTGGCGTTGCTGGCATTTCTGTCTTCATGGGAAGACTACGAAACCAG GTACGATTCTCTGGAGGACCATCAAAATCGTCTCCACCTATCAATTCACGAAGAAACGGCTTGGAGAGCCAATACGCACAGGCTGAGATCGAAATCTTGCGAATCCTTGAATAAAGGAAACTACTTTGCAGAAACAGGTCGTGGTTTGCCTTTACAGAACCATGTCCGAGTTCCGCTGCAGGCTTCGGTTGCTCGGCGGCTTTCTGACCGGGAGTCGGAAAAGAGGAGTCAAGGTGGCGACAACGGAAACGGCACTACCCCACCTTTGCCACCACGGCGGACCCCGTCTCCGCGGCCTTCAGGAGCCAGTGGAGTTGTGCAACAAAGTGGTGCCAGTGTGCGCACGCCTATGATGTTGGGGACAGGTGGCCAACACCTCTCTGACCAGGGAGCTACAGGTGCAGTCGCACCATCAGTGCAATCTTCCTCAGCCGCTGCTGCCAGTGGTGCGGGCGCATTGCCTCTAGTCCAATTTTTCGGAAGCGGTAGAGGTTTGCTTCAACCCCCTCATCTCTGCCGGGAGTGTAACATTGTAGAGACAGCTGTGGGGGCGCTTATGCTGAcacgagaacggagacgggCTGCCGCGCGTGAGGCAGCTGATCGAATAGCGGCACTGGAGTTGCGGCATTCGGATCTTGTCGATTCATTTAGACGGGGAAGTCTCGGACTAGGTGTACAGGCGGGTTCTGTCCTCGAGAGTCACCGGGCTCTGCGACAGGCACGCCAAGACGCTCTACAAGAAGCAAAAGTGttccaggaagaagaagccaccTTGCAAGATTTTATTGATGCGAGCTACCACGAGCGTGAGAGGCAAGAGCACAGAAGTCATGACCTTCACAAGCGGCGCCTGCGAAATCAGCTAGCAGAATATGCTCTGTTACGGGCCGAGGCGGCACTAGAACGACAACTTCAAGCGGCGACGCTCCAGAGGCGGCTCATGGACGTACTCTCACAGGCCTTAgtcgcagaaggcgaggaagacattCGTCGGatgagagatgaagaagaaacaattCGACGGCAACTCCAGGACCTGGACGAGGAAAGGACGAATCCGCACCGTGGCCGTAGGAAACCCGCCTGA